ATACGTGAGTAAGCAGGGGTAGTCCACGCAAAAATCCGTAGCTGTGAACGAATTCACACAGTCGAATCCAGCCAAATACACAATAGGTTTATCTACCAAATCTAGTAAGGAATTACTCCTCATTGAACGCTGCTGCAATTTCCTGTGACCGACGCTCAGCTGCACCAACAGCCGCCATGACCGCCTTGTCAGCATCACTGTCCCAAAGGACATTCATGCCCTCAATTGTCGTTCCATTGGGTGAGCAGACAGCGTCAATAAGTTCGTCAACACTCCGATCATCTCTGAGCACCGTCTCAGCCGCTCCTTTGAATGTCTGTGCAGCGAGCCGCTCAGCCGCATCGGGGTCAAGGCCACCGTTGATGCCTGCCTGTTTCATTGCGTCGATGAGGTAAAAGACAAATGCAGGACCACTTCCGTTTACTGCGGTCGCAATATCCATCAACTCTTCATCAATCTCGGCGAATTCGCCCAGTTCGTCAAGCAACGCCCGTATTTCGTCGGTTACGCCGGTCTTTGTTACTGCCGCTGCCATGTTTCCGGTTTCGGCGGCAAGATTAGGCATGACTCTAACAACTGAGGCGTCAGTCCGTTTAGCAACAAAGTCACGGGAAACCCCTGCGGCAAGCGTGATAAGTGTCTGCTCCTCTGAAAGAGTAAGTTCA
This portion of the Salinarchaeum sp. IM2453 genome encodes:
- the proC gene encoding pyrroline-5-carboxylate reductase — protein: MTRVSVIGCGNMGGAFLKGLSQSGSHHLTAIDLDPEARESVAAHASETTADVEAAAASDVVVLAVKPDIVATVLDELTLSEEQTLITLAAGVSRDFVAKRTDASVVRVMPNLAAETGNMAAAVTKTGVTDEIRALLDELGEFAEIDEELMDIATAVNGSGPAFVFYLIDAMKQAGINGGLDPDAAERLAAQTFKGAAETVLRDDRSVDELIDAVCSPNGTTIEGMNVLWDSDADKAVMAAVGAAERRSQEIAAAFNEE